The Oceanivirga salmonicida genome contains the following window.
TAAATATGATTTAAAGGCTGGTAATAGTTTATTCCCAATATATTAACTGTATTATTTCTTATTATATCTAACTCTTCCCTAGTATATTCAGGCATTAAATCATGTTTTTTTATTATCTCTATTAATTCATCTGGGTAAAAACCTTTAACACTCGGGTCTAAAAATGATTTACTGGCAAATAATTCTGCTATTCTAGCAGCCTTTAAATC
Protein-coding sequences here:
- a CDS encoding family 1 glycosylhydrolase — its product is DLKAARIAELFASKSFLDPSVKGFYPDELIEIIKKHDLMPEYTREELDIIRNNTVNILGINYYQPLNHI